The Henckelia pumila isolate YLH828 chromosome 2, ASM3356847v2, whole genome shotgun sequence genome includes a window with the following:
- the LOC140881496 gene encoding UTP--glucose-1-phosphate uridylyltransferase-like, producing the protein MSFHSVVIQKLLSTNAHLGRRVTEHHFKIFSEGTRNSISIIDSDKTLICIRNACNFIGQLARNNARFLFVNTNSLFDEIITQMTEITKIKNDTTWRLGGFLTNSSSPKKFRGRNKKFNLGAVQAPDCIVIFDSERKSSVIREADKLQIPVVGLVDSSMPWDTYKKITYPVPANDSVEFVYLFCNLMTKTILSEQKRALAEAGESTTREDVQRNDRTVTKDKFFVFPYENLLAVPEDKPETMQLLNKLVVLKFNGILGDKMGLKTPKCVMEIGYGLTCLDLIVNQIDGLNAKYGCNIPLILVNETSSHDGIMKVLEKHSNKNIHAVTMSQSQESTSNFAPPQATGEDGKNQMGSLNLAKVFLQLAPSGKLDIMLSQGKEYILVLSSDNLAHVVDTKILNHLIRNKIEYCVEVMPKSSELEGNDILQRKEDFKTPLPKKNWKFIDTMWINMNSIGSLVARRSARENLTISRLFDESLALSVPKSRYLPIEATSDLLLLKSDLYTLMDGILTRNTTRENPADPSIELGPEFENVSDFDRRFKSIPSVVGLDRLKVTGDVWFGAGITLKGKVSIHARLDMKIVIPDNMVLENTIITSQGDIGGGS; encoded by the exons ATGTCTTTCCACTCCGTTGTAATCCAGAAACTTCTCAGCACGAATGCTCATCTCGGCCGCCGCGTGACGGAGCATCATTTCAAAATCTTCTCTGAAGGCACCCGCAACTCCATTAGCATCATAGATTCCGACAAGACCCTCATATGCATTCGAAATGCCTGCAACTTCATCGGCCAGCTTGCTCGCAACAATGCGCGGTTCCTTTTCGTCAATACAAACTCCCTCTTCGACGAGATAATAACCCAGATGACGGAGATCACGAAAATTAAGAATGACACCACTTGGCGTCTTGGAGGCTTTTTAACAAATAGTTCGAGCCCGAAGAAGTTTCGGGGCagaaacaaaaaatttaatctTGGCGCGGTTCAAGCTCCGGATTGTATTGTTATTTTTGATTCGGAGAGGAAGAGTTCGGTGATTAGGGAGGCGGATAAGCTGCAGATTCCCGTTGTTGGCCTGGTGGATTCGAGTATGCCTTGGGATACTTATAAGAAGATTACTTACCCGGTTCCAGCAAATGATTCGGTGGAGTTtgtgtatttgttttgtaatttGATGACTAAAACTATCCTGAGCGAGCAAAAGAGAGCGTTGGCGGAGGCCGGGGAATCAACAACACG AGAGGACGTTCAACGAAATGACCGGACTGTTACGAAGGACAAATTTTTTGTCTTTCCTTATGAAAACTTACTGGCAGTTCCTGAGG ATAAACCAGAAACCATGCAGCTTTTGAACAAGCTTGTCGTATTGAAGTTTAATGGTATTTTGGGAGACAAGATGGGCCTTAAAACCCCCAA GTGTGTTATGGAAATTGGTTATGGCTTAACATGCTTGGACTTGATTGTCAACCAAATCGAT GGTCTCAATGCGAAGTATGGATGTAAcattcctttgattttggttaatGAAACTAGTTCACATGATGGTATAATGAAG GTCTTGGAAAAGCATTCGAATAAGAACATCCATGCTGTGACAATG AGTCAATCCCAAGAAAGTACAAGTAACTTTGCGCCTCCACAAGCTACAGGGGAAGATGGCAAGAATCAAAT GGGTTCTTTGAACCTTGCCAAGGTCTTCCTCCAGCTAGCGCCCAGTGGAAAGTTGGATATAATGCTCTCTCAG GGCAAAGAGTATATCTTGGTGTTGAGTTCTGATAACCTTGCTCATGTTGTTGACACTA AGATTCTAAACCATTTAATTCGAAACAAAATCGAATACTGTGTGGAG GTGATGCCAAAATCCTCTGAACTAGAAGGGAATGACATTTTGCAGAGGAAAGAAGATTTTAAG ACTCCATTGCCAAAGAAGAACTGGAAATTCATTGACACAAT GTGGATAAATATGAATTCAATTGGAAGCCTGGTGGCAAGACGTTCTGCCAGAGAGAATTTGACCATTTCAAGG CTATTTGACGAGTCTTTAGCTCTAAGTGTTCCAAAGTCAAGATATCTTCCAATTGAAGCAACGTCAGACCTACTTCTGCTAAAG TCGGATTTGTACACCCTTATGGATGGCATCTTGACAAGGAATACTACCAGAGAAAATCCTGCAGATCCTTCCATTGAACTAGGACCGGAATTTGAAAAT GTCAGTGACTTTGATAGACGCTTCAAGTCAATTCCCAGTGTTGTTGGGCTTGACAGATTGAAGGTGACCGGTGATGTTTGGTTTGGAGCTGGTATTACTCTCAAG ggAAAAGTCAGCATCCATGCTAGACTAGATATGAAAATAGTAATTCCGGATAATATGGTGCTGGAAAATACG ATAATTACCAGTCAAGGAGACATTGGAGGAGGATCTTGA